The following nucleotide sequence is from Harmonia axyridis chromosome 5, icHarAxyr1.1, whole genome shotgun sequence.
CCGAAAAATATGTCCCATTCTCACTTTGCATTTTGATAAAATGGGGAAAACAATATCGAAATAATTATctgtaaattcaaaaaaattaatctcaATCTTATTCATAATACATTCTTTTTTAACACATATATTTacgttgaagaaaaatattatagaaatttttcgaagcaaattGCAATTGGGATTTTCAACTATTATCCAGTTTGGATTACATCCTTAAATTTAAGGCACTGATCAATATGATCTAACCATACACTGGGTCGAACAAGCAAACATTTCTATAATTAGGTATAAactgtatataatatataataaattccacaataaaatatatatgaaaGTCCTAAGTATGATATGTTATTAGTTTATCAATGATATGTTTCGTTACTTTGGTATCACCAGGTTACTCAACAAGAATAAAGAATTATCAAATTGAACATTAAGATCAACCTTTCGAATATATGATTCCCATTTTTTTACACTTACATGATCTAAAGAACCTTCTTTGActcttttcaataaaaattgtcGGATAGATTGCCCCATTCAGATCATCATCGAAGATGCATTTCATTGAGCAACACACTTGGCTTTTCGAgccgaaatttgaaaaactgaaaaaatgaaCTACCAATATCGGATGATCGATGACGTGGAACAGTATGGCATCTGATAGGTATTATCTGACAAAGGAACCTGGAAATAGAATCCCTTTTGATGTTTCTGAGGAGCACAGTTTTTCTAGCTGCAACCCTAACGAGTATCTATATAACAAGCAAAAAGTCCACATCTTTTGAAGAGCACTTTTCTAAATTGAAGTCGGGTAGAAGAGAATTCGAAATCACTGaatccgatacaaaaatttccTATTAAACCTTTCAGAGGAGAataattgcaaattatatttGTCTATAAATAACTAAATCCTGCTTCAAATTAACTTCGGCCATTCGAAACTTCTGAAACATCTCTAAATTAGAACTCTTCTTGTTTCTAACTGCAAACTTTACCCTAACGATATTTTGTATGGCTCTCCTTCTCTGGTCCACACTTTATCACACCTAAATTTAAACGTTCTGAAATATGGTCGAAGAGGGGACTTAAAACCTTTCTGAAACTTTCCGTGATAATGATCTTGTACATGGTGTTGTTTATCTTATTATCTCTGCGACCCTTCCTATTGAATTACCGATCATCAACTTTATCGGATGACGCGAAAGTTGGGAAAGTTCTTTCTGGTGGTGTTTTCTCCGAATATAATTCTTTGAGGAATCCTGTCTCGAATTTGACTTCGAGTGGAAGATTCGATAGAAGTGAAAGACAAGTAATTATCTACCTAATGAGTTACAGTGTGGGTAAACGCAACAGAACCCACATATTGTTCAGCTACATTTCATCCATACAACATGAAGCCAAAGCAATCTTCAGATGTGTACTCAATGCAACGAAGGATGATGATAAGATTAACTAGAAGGAATGAGACAACGAGAAGACCTAAGAGCAGAATAACACTCTACAAAACTGTTACTCTTCTGTCAGCTGTCTTTCTTCAAGAACCAATAGGTTTGAATTGACCCTCTTTTGTCTTTGCTTAGCCCATATTTAGCTGGATAATGAAGATCATAGCTGTATATTAACGGGTAACAATGATTTCATGATTCTGTTAATAACTGATCATTCCCATTCGAATGATGTCAGATCACAGCTCTTGCAAGATAATTTTCTGCTCACCATGAAGCCACGAACTGGTTAAAATGAGCACAGCAAGTGCAATTAGCCTCTTTTTAGAGATAACCAGCGATAAATCATCATGAATTCACAAGGCTCTGTGATTTATGAGTAAGTTTCTTTGAATTTCGTCAACtgcattcatttattattatttattatctttcAAAGTTTTTTTGATTACCTTCTTCTTGGCCTGTTCTATTAGTTTCGGACATTATCAATCAGCATGGCATGCTTCTTTCTTATTGGCAGCGTTCCCTAAAAGTTGTACCATAGTTTGTCTAAACAATTTGCTATGAATGCTTCTTTCTGTCTGGTCCCTTCTCACCCTACTTTCTGACTTGCAAAATTAGCTGTATTACTTGGTATTTGTTACTTCGCAATATGTGTCCAAAATATTGTAGATTCCACTGTTTCTATGTTCTCTTTTGCATTCGCCTTAGTACTTTTACATTGGATGTCCATGATATTAGAGAAATTCTGCGGTAGGTCCACATTTCGAAAGCTGCTAGCCTCTTAAATACTTCAGCGAGGTTCCAGGCTTCCATGCCTCAGAACAGATCCGAGAAAACAACATAATATAGCACATGGATTTCCAGGGATAAACTCAGTTGACAAACGTTTATCCATGATTTGGAAATGATTACCtactattgatttttttgaCTAAGAATGAATTCATTAGTGAAAGGACTATTTCTCTGAAGAAAAACTGAAGATTTGAAAATCtaagaaaacaataaaatgcTCTACGCTCTACAGCTCTGATACTTCCCTTGAAAGCAGTAAAGTCTATGAGTTGATTTCCAACGTAGTGGTGGCAGAATCCTGAGAAAGATTCTTTCAGATTCAAGTCTCATATTTCTGATCATATTTTATTTAACCGAGTCAGATAATACCATATCAGATCCAGAAATGTCTGAGGAATGTACGAAAAAACAAAGATGACCCAGTATATTGATTCATCATAAAATTACAGAAAACCTATCTATTCCTCAGGCCATCCCATGTCTTCCCCGATAAGTTCATAAAACTTCTGATTATGCTCACCGAAATACTTCCTCAATTTCGACAACACCCTAGGGTGCACCCTGGGATGTTTCCTACCCTTGGTCTCTTTCAAGCATCTATCCGACGTTTCGtttctcaaacaataaaaaccttttgtttcattgaaataaaaattgtgcGTGCCTATTCTAGGTTCTAAGCCGAGGAAGCTCTCGATTTTCTGTATCTGAGACACGGGATCTTCTATCAGTAAATCACCATTCACGACCAAGATTTGTTCCTTGGGGAACACCTCTAGCCACCTGTGGAGATAGTGGTGATATATTGAGATGGATAGGGGTCTGTAGGCTTCGTTTATTGAGCCGTTGGGATGGAGCACTAGCTGTTCGAAGGATTTGGAGGCTGTGGGCGGTACTATTGGAGATGCGGTAGCAGCGTTGGCACGGAGTTGGGCGTAGTCTGATATTGCTCTTGTTACGGGTTCTCGCACTATGAGGAGTAGCTTGACGCTGGCGTTCATTGCTCGTATTCTCTCAGGTACCTGAAATGTTTAAATGGTGTGAGTGAGACTGGCTGGATTTTGGTTCTGAATCTTgcaatttgaattatttcaaagagAGTGTTTTTCTTGAGTCAAATGGTGCTTAGTTTTTAGCTGGTTTGAGCATTTGAGTTCTTGTTCCTTAAACAAAAGACCACGATTactgtatttttcgaatggaAATGGCCTCAAGCCCAAATTTCTATAAATTAAAAAGAGCTCGATATATTCATCAAAGGAGAATCGAGAAAACATGAATGTATGCAAAATGATTACTGGTCAGTTTCAAAAGTTAGTGCTCATTGTTTGT
It contains:
- the LOC123680254 gene encoding heparan sulfate glucosamine 3-O-sulfotransferase 1, coding for MSRQVPRDTQKRGCVRPPHLDILWLPRAAMKSVEGDPSDCVLVVGVSRPKMALGILTIMLLSLFLTFHMIYDTAINSLQSNAADHARPPLILLSRRLYPSAARRLPQAIIIGVRKCGTRALLEMLYLHPMVQKAAGEVHFFDRDDNYNRGLDWYRMQMPHSYPGQITIEKSPSYFVTPEVPERIRAMNASVKLLLIVREPVTRAISDYAQLRANAATASPIVPPTASKSFEQLVLHPNGSINEAYRPLSISIYHHYLHRWLEVFPKEQILVVNGDLLIEDPVSQIQKIESFLGLEPRIGTHNFYFNETKGFYCLRNETSDRCLKETKGRKHPRVHPRVLSKLRKYFGEHNQKFYELIGEDMGWPEE